The proteins below are encoded in one region of Bacillus vallismortis:
- the rpoE gene encoding DNA-directed RNA polymerase subunit delta has product MGIKQYSQEELKEMALVEIAHELFEDHKKPVPFQELLNEIASLLGVTKEELGDRIAQFYTDLNIDGRFLALSDQTWGLRSWYPYDQLDEETQPTVKAKKKKAKKAVEEDLDLDEFEEIDEDDIDLDEVEEQLDLDTGDFDDEDIDEDDDELEIEEDLIDEDEDEDDDYDEDEEEIKS; this is encoded by the coding sequence TTGGGTATCAAACAATATTCACAGGAAGAGCTAAAGGAAATGGCTTTAGTGGAAATCGCTCACGAATTATTTGAAGATCATAAAAAACCAGTTCCTTTTCAGGAGCTTTTAAATGAAATTGCATCTTTGCTCGGTGTGACAAAAGAAGAGCTTGGAGACCGCATCGCTCAATTTTATACAGATTTAAACATTGACGGCCGCTTCCTGGCGCTTTCTGACCAGACTTGGGGGCTTCGCAGCTGGTATCCGTATGACCAGCTTGATGAAGAAACTCAGCCGACAGTTAAAGCGAAAAAGAAAAAAGCGAAGAAAGCAGTCGAAGAAGATCTTGATCTTGACGAGTTTGAAGAGATCGATGAAGACGACATTGATTTGGATGAAGTCGAGGAACAACTTGATCTTGATACCGGTGATTTTGATGATGAAGATATTGACGAAGACGACGATGAACTTGAGATCGAAGAAGATCTGATTGATGAAGATGAAGATGAAGATGACGACTATGATGAAGATGAAGAGGAAATCAAATCGTAA